The Cyclobacteriaceae bacterium DNA segment GTTAAGCCATCGTAAAAATTATGTTCAGCAAGGTCAATGAAATTCTTTACAGTGTTCGGGGCATCTTCTTCAAAGAATTTGATTTTCATAACCCCCTTTTTGGTGTGGATCTCAGCAATTTTCATGGTTTAAATTGATTTTAAAAATGGTCGGCAAGTTACAAATCCTGTTCAGATTTTGTATGTTTAATTCTTATGGAAGAAATTATCGCACACCTGGAGGAAAGTATCCAGGATGAATTTTTCTCGAAGGCAGAACGGAAAAGTCTTCGCGCTCTCATTGGTGAAAAACCGTTGGATCAGCATCAATTAAACTTTTTACGAAGCCGGATTTATGAAATGGCCAACGAGCGGGTTACACCCGAAAACTATCGGTTTATAATCGAATGGATAAAGGGAGCAAACAGTGCACTCATTACTTCCGATAAGCAGGAGAATTCAGATGTGTACTTCAGCCCGGGAGAGGCGTGCCGGTCGGTAATTATTAACCAATTGAATCAGGCCGTACGTGATGTGAAAATCTGTGTATTCACCATTAGTGATGATCAGATTACTGATGCCATTATTACTACCCATAAAAAAGGAGTGCCGATTCAGGTTATTACCGACAATGATAAAATGGAAGATGAAGGATCGGACATTGAACAGTTGGCCGATGAGGGTATACCGGTTAAAATAGACAACACACCTAACCATATGCACCATAAGTTTATGGTGGTGGATGAACGCGCGCTGTTAACAGGAAGCTATAACTGGACGCGCAGTGCAGCCCGATATAATCACGAAAATATTCTGCTTACCAAAGAGACACCCGTAATCCGTTCGTACCTGAAGGAATTCAGTCAGCTTTGGAAGGAGATGAGCGTTTTTAAATAAGGCTATTGCGATAAGTAGCCACCGTCAATCGCGTAGTAGCTTCCTGTTACAAACGAGGCTTTATCGGAACTGAGCCAAACAATTAGTTCTGCCACTTCTTTCGATTCACCCAGCCGGCCAATCGGATGCAACGATACTAACATGTTCATGGTGGCTTCATCCAACTGATTGAGCAGGGGAGTCTTAATAAATCCAGGGCCTATCGAGTTTACTCGAATGCCTTTTGCCGAGTACTCCATTGCAGCATTTTTGGTGAGTCCAACAACCCCGTGTTTGGCCGCTACATATGCCGATGAATTCATAAAGCCAACCTGGCCGAGTATGGAAGCCACATTCACAATCGCGCCTTTGCCTTGCTTCAACATGGCAGGAATCTGGTAGTGCATGCCATAAAAAACTCCGTTAAGATTAATGTCGATGACCTTTTTCCAGCCATCAATGCTCATATCGCCAACGGGATTACTTTCTCCGCCTATTCCGGCATTGTTGCAGGCTATGTCAAGTACTTTATATTTTTCAAGTGTTTTTGCGATCAGTTTTTCATGTGCTTCGGGTTGGCTTACATCTGCCTTTATAAAGATGCTATCGCCACCGAACGCTTTAATTTTTTCAACGGTTTCTAATCCGCCAGCTTCATTCATATCGGACACTACTACATGTGCGCCTTCACGGGCATAGCGTATAGCAGCTTCACGTCCGATTCCTGAACCTGCACCGGTTACCAGTGCAACTTTTTCAATTAATAGCTTGCTCATTTTCTTTTTTGGTTATCTCAGTTCAAACCAAGCAGTGTTTAAGCTTAATTTCCATGATGTTTGGCATTTACTGAACCTGACAAACATCAGGTGTATGAGTATGCGCTTGCCTATATTTGGGGATTATGAACTTTCGATTGACTTGGTGTACATGTATTTTGAGTCTGCTAACGCTGTATGCACAAGCGCAAACGTTATATCAATTGGATCTGGCGAAAAGTGAGGTGATCATAAAAGGCACATCATCCTTGCACGATTGGTGGTGCCGTGCCGAACAACTAACCGGAACACTACAGGCTGTGCAGGAACAGAATCAACTAAGTGAACTGAAAAGCCTCTCTGCTACAGCAAGTGTAGCTGCAATCCGGAGCATTCGTGAAGATGGGTCTTATTATGAGAAGGGAATGGATAAGAATGTATATCGGGCGATGAAATCTGAGCAACATCCAAGTGTAACGTTTTCTTTGAGTAAAATTACCTCCCTGACGCGTCTGCAAAATGGTTTAGCCACCGTTAATGCCACAGGAAACCTGCGGATTGCAGGTGTTACAAAATCTGTTTCCATTTCGGCTACCGCTAAAATACAACAAGGTGGTATAGTGTTTGAAGGTAAGGTACCGATAAAGATGACGGACTACTCCATTGATCCGCCCACTGCACTTTTTGGAACCATTAAAACGGGTAACGAAGTTGATGTTCATTTTAAAATGGTTTTTCAGCCTTCAAAATAAGCTGCTATTTCGCCATCTTAGCGAAGTTGAATTTCCTATGCCCAAACTGCCGTTAATTATTATCAGTTGTTTATTGTTTGCCGGGGCAGAAAATGAATTGAGGGCCCAGGAGTATCAGATTTTTATCCATCCTTCCAGCGATGTAACGGTATACGGTTCTACGAATGTTAACAATTTTAAATTTCAATATACCGAGAACATCACGCTCGATAGACCTGTGCGCGTTAGGCGCAACGAGGGCGCGCTTCGTCTTTCCGGTGGAATTATAGACCTGAAGGTCCGGGCATTCGATTCCGGAAATGGAATTATGAACAAGGATTTCCGGAAGATGCTGCAGGAAGAAGATAATCCGTTTATTCAGGTTGAGCTTGCAGCGCTGATACCACAATGGTTGCCAAATGCTGCCTGGCGGGAGGGAAAGGCAGAAATAAACGTAACCATTAACCAAGTGACCAAAAAGTATGTAGTGCGGTGTAAGGTGGAGAATCCGGAAAGTCTACTGATATTCGGCAAGCAGAAAATTTCCCTTACCGACTATGGGTTAACCCCACCGGTACGGATGATGGGCATGGTAAAAGTGAGTGAATGGGTTGATCTGGATTTTTCGCTTAGGTTTGCAACTGACCGGTAAGCTAACTATAGGCGTTGCGGTAAACTTTATCTTTATATGCTGGCATTCTTATAGTTTGAAGCTTAAAGTATCACAAAAAAGTAACGCTTTTGTTTTTCTGTTGTTATTGAGTGTTAATGAAAGTTGATAAGCCCTTGCGGATCAGGAATCTTTACCCAGTGGTTACACTTACTACGGTGTTACTTTTGGTAAGCATATACCTGGCGTACCAAAATAGCCAATCCATACGGGAAAGCCGTAAGATTGCTG contains these protein-coding regions:
- a CDS encoding SDR family oxidoreductase — its product is MSKLLIEKVALVTGAGSGIGREAAIRYAREGAHVVVSDMNEAGGLETVEKIKAFGGDSIFIKADVSQPEAHEKLIAKTLEKYKVLDIACNNAGIGGESNPVGDMSIDGWKKVIDINLNGVFYGMHYQIPAMLKQGKGAIVNVASILGQVGFMNSSAYVAAKHGVVGLTKNAAMEYSAKGIRVNSIGPGFIKTPLLNQLDEATMNMLVSLHPIGRLGESKEVAELIVWLSSDKASFVTGSYYAIDGGYLSQ
- a CDS encoding phospholipase D-like domain-containing protein, giving the protein MEEIIAHLEESIQDEFFSKAERKSLRALIGEKPLDQHQLNFLRSRIYEMANERVTPENYRFIIEWIKGANSALITSDKQENSDVYFSPGEACRSVIINQLNQAVRDVKICVFTISDDQITDAIITTHKKGVPIQVITDNDKMEDEGSDIEQLADEGIPVKIDNTPNHMHHKFMVVDERALLTGSYNWTRSAARYNHENILLTKETPVIRSYLKEFSQLWKEMSVFK
- a CDS encoding YceI family protein — translated: MPKLPLIIISCLLFAGAENELRAQEYQIFIHPSSDVTVYGSTNVNNFKFQYTENITLDRPVRVRRNEGALRLSGGIIDLKVRAFDSGNGIMNKDFRKMLQEEDNPFIQVELAALIPQWLPNAAWREGKAEINVTINQVTKKYVVRCKVENPESLLIFGKQKISLTDYGLTPPVRMMGMVKVSEWVDLDFSLRFATDR
- a CDS encoding YceI family protein translates to MNFRLTWCTCILSLLTLYAQAQTLYQLDLAKSEVIIKGTSSLHDWWCRAEQLTGTLQAVQEQNQLSELKSLSATASVAAIRSIREDGSYYEKGMDKNVYRAMKSEQHPSVTFSLSKITSLTRLQNGLATVNATGNLRIAGVTKSVSISATAKIQQGGIVFEGKVPIKMTDYSIDPPTALFGTIKTGNEVDVHFKMVFQPSK